In Spirosoma aureum, a single genomic region encodes these proteins:
- a CDS encoding UDP-2,3-diacylglucosamine diphosphatase → MSAIETIPLALGRKVYFASDFHLGTPTPEQSRTRERAIVAWLDAIRPDAEIIFLVGDVFDFWFEYKRSIPKGFIRLQGKLAELTDSGTRIVLFTGNHDMWMDDYFTQEMGIPVYRDPRAYLLGNKRFYIGHGDGLGPGDYTYKKLKQVFESKLAMRLFRYLHPDLGIGMAHAWSRRSRISNQEKGEEHFLGEDREWLMQYCREVEARDHHDFYIFGHRHLPLDLAVSPTSRYMNLGEWVSAKTYAVFDGTELTLKKWESSIIDKE, encoded by the coding sequence ATGTCCGCTATCGAAACCATTCCGCTTGCTCTTGGCCGTAAGGTCTATTTTGCTTCCGATTTTCATCTGGGTACACCTACGCCCGAACAGAGCCGCACGCGCGAACGTGCTATTGTGGCCTGGCTCGATGCCATTCGCCCGGATGCCGAGATAATATTTCTGGTTGGCGATGTGTTCGATTTCTGGTTTGAATACAAGCGTAGTATTCCGAAAGGCTTTATTCGCTTACAGGGGAAGCTGGCCGAGCTAACCGATTCGGGCACACGCATCGTATTATTTACCGGCAACCACGACATGTGGATGGATGATTATTTCACGCAGGAAATGGGCATTCCCGTTTACCGTGACCCAAGGGCTTATCTACTTGGCAACAAGCGTTTCTATATTGGTCACGGCGATGGCCTTGGCCCCGGCGACTATACCTACAAAAAACTGAAGCAAGTTTTTGAAAGCAAACTGGCCATGCGCCTGTTTCGATACTTACATCCCGATCTGGGTATCGGAATGGCTCATGCGTGGTCGCGCCGGAGCCGGATCAGTAATCAGGAGAAAGGAGAGGAGCATTTTCTGGGTGAAGACCGCGAATGGCTTATGCAGTATTGCCGAGAGGTTGAAGCCCGCGATCATCACGATTTCTATATTTTTGGCCACCGCCATTTACCACTCGATCTGGCCGTATCACCCACGAGCCGTTACATGAATCTGGGTGAGTGGGTCTCTGCCAAAACGTATGCCGTTTTTGACGGGACAGAATTAACTCTGAAGAAGTGGGAATCGTCAATAATAGATAAAGAATGA
- a CDS encoding TonB-dependent receptor — translation MKLLLLNILFVLCCLRVSAGVIKGRATDAVTGQPVIGATLLLENTKLYSISGLDGSYSIKNVPAGTYKIRVSYVSYRTKTLDISITGADQIITLDLPLETENDRQIAEVTVKGKRDGSSERTARDLERNALQVTNIVSGRTIELSPDLTVANVIQRVSGISIERNSNGDGQYAILRGMDKRYNYTLVNGVKIPSPDNRYRYVPLDIFPSELLDRLEVYKALTPSMEGDAVGGAINMVMKDAPDRPTLLTNLSTGYSELFFDRPFTSFDTKNINVKSPYEQFGNQYSAKFSDFNKASTTYTSHNPPPNLLGSFAVGNRFFNQRFGVMLAGSLQNTFRGSNSLFFNGDVVDTLRGITLTKLSDRQYSERQTRYGLHAKMDYRINENNKIQWFNALISLTNQQIRETKSTELGIGGFDPVLGNATLGYETRSRLTKQKIYNSTLQGTHQLTSNLAVNWSAVYSLANNTVPDQTYVPLLGTRKNFVEQRTTVQDGQRRWEHNSDTDLAGYLNLTLKTTLAGIAVDWMAGGLYRDKQRTNFYNNYTLRPANPFAQYGVDFTDYSQIVWTIQNPLGSVASALNYDATEKTSSGYLQFRTTDQPLEVIGGVRVEHTDQGYAMKFPIGEENPTGSQIYTDVLPSLHFRYHPTERTNWRLSYFRSLNRPGFFEIVPYRIVNEEYQERGNPNLKRALADNVDLRYEFFPRPLEQFMIGVFYKHIQDPIEYTLQKDAIRGQDLYYGPGNFGNATNFGLELDAIKYFQHWGVKANYTYTNSSITTPKSKRIRNAQGDLQTITVNQTRSLYGQSAHVANFSLLYKDSEHGWDGQLAASYIGGRINTVSQFVDNDLYQKGFIQMDASAEKRLGNGFLLFAKANNLLNTPTEIFIKNASSKNSDVPDQDISGKTLIRRDFFQRSYFLGIRYKL, via the coding sequence ATGAAGCTACTACTATTGAACATACTTTTTGTCTTATGTTGCCTGCGGGTCTCGGCGGGTGTCATCAAAGGACGAGCCACGGACGCGGTCACCGGTCAGCCCGTTATTGGTGCAACACTGCTCCTGGAAAATACGAAACTGTACAGCATCTCGGGATTAGACGGTTCCTACTCGATTAAGAATGTTCCCGCCGGAACCTATAAAATCCGGGTCAGCTACGTTTCGTATCGCACGAAAACACTCGACATTAGTATCACAGGTGCAGACCAGATTATCACCTTAGATCTGCCGTTAGAGACCGAAAATGACCGCCAGATTGCCGAAGTCACTGTGAAAGGGAAACGCGATGGTTCCAGTGAGCGAACAGCCCGCGACCTCGAACGGAATGCCCTGCAAGTGACCAACATCGTGTCCGGTCGAACGATTGAACTATCTCCCGATTTGACGGTAGCAAACGTCATTCAGCGCGTATCCGGAATTTCGATTGAGCGAAATAGCAACGGTGATGGTCAGTATGCCATCCTGCGCGGGATGGACAAACGTTATAACTATACCCTTGTCAACGGCGTAAAGATCCCAAGTCCCGACAACCGGTATCGCTATGTGCCGCTCGACATTTTTCCATCTGAATTACTGGATCGTCTAGAAGTGTATAAAGCGCTTACGCCCAGTATGGAAGGCGACGCAGTAGGTGGTGCGATCAACATGGTCATGAAAGATGCGCCCGACCGCCCGACCTTGCTGACAAATCTCTCAACCGGCTATAGCGAACTATTTTTCGACCGCCCATTCACCAGCTTCGATACGAAAAACATCAATGTCAAATCGCCTTATGAGCAATTTGGCAACCAGTACAGCGCTAAATTTTCCGATTTCAATAAAGCGTCTACTACTTATACCAGTCATAACCCGCCCCCTAACCTGCTCGGCAGCTTTGCCGTCGGTAACCGCTTCTTTAATCAGCGATTTGGGGTAATGCTCGCCGGAAGCTTACAGAATACATTTCGGGGTAGCAATAGCCTGTTTTTCAATGGCGATGTGGTCGATACACTGCGTGGCATAACGCTCACGAAACTAAGTGATCGGCAGTATTCGGAACGTCAAACGCGCTACGGGCTCCATGCCAAAATGGACTACCGAATCAATGAGAATAATAAAATCCAGTGGTTTAATGCCCTGATCAGTCTCACCAATCAGCAGATTCGCGAAACAAAATCAACAGAACTGGGGATTGGCGGTTTCGATCCGGTGCTGGGGAATGCGACATTAGGTTATGAAACCCGCTCCCGGCTGACGAAACAAAAGATTTACAACAGCACCCTTCAGGGCACGCATCAACTGACCTCGAATCTGGCCGTAAACTGGTCGGCGGTGTATTCGCTGGCCAATAATACGGTTCCCGATCAAACGTATGTGCCGTTGCTGGGCACTCGCAAAAATTTTGTCGAACAGCGGACAACTGTTCAGGATGGCCAGCGCCGGTGGGAACACAATTCTGACACAGATCTGGCTGGTTATCTGAACCTGACGCTTAAAACCACACTCGCTGGCATAGCCGTTGACTGGATGGCGGGCGGTTTATACCGCGACAAACAGCGCACAAATTTTTACAACAATTATACCCTTCGCCCTGCCAATCCATTTGCGCAGTATGGGGTCGATTTTACAGACTATAGCCAGATTGTCTGGACGATACAAAATCCACTGGGTTCGGTTGCTTCGGCGCTCAACTACGACGCAACGGAAAAAACCTCATCGGGCTATCTGCAATTCCGGACCACCGATCAGCCACTTGAAGTAATTGGGGGCGTTCGCGTCGAACACACCGATCAGGGCTATGCCATGAAGTTCCCGATTGGCGAAGAGAATCCAACCGGAAGCCAGATTTATACGGATGTACTGCCCAGTCTGCATTTTCGCTATCACCCAACGGAGCGCACAAACTGGCGGCTGTCGTATTTCCGGTCATTGAATCGCCCCGGTTTTTTCGAGATTGTACCGTATCGCATCGTGAACGAAGAATATCAGGAACGTGGCAATCCGAATTTAAAACGGGCACTGGCCGATAATGTCGACCTGCGGTATGAATTTTTCCCGCGACCGCTCGAACAGTTCATGATTGGAGTATTCTACAAACACATTCAGGACCCGATCGAATATACGCTTCAGAAAGATGCGATTCGTGGGCAGGATTTATATTACGGTCCGGGCAACTTCGGTAACGCGACCAACTTCGGGCTGGAGCTTGATGCTATTAAATATTTTCAGCACTGGGGGGTAAAAGCCAATTACACCTACACCAACTCCAGCATTACCACGCCCAAGTCGAAGCGCATTCGCAATGCTCAGGGTGATTTACAAACCATCACCGTTAATCAGACACGCTCCTTATACGGGCAGTCAGCGCACGTAGCGAACTTCTCGCTGCTCTACAAAGATTCCGAACATGGCTGGGATGGCCAGTTGGCAGCCAGCTATATTGGTGGCCGAATCAATACCGTCTCACAATTTGTCGATAACGATCTGTATCAGAAGGGCTTTATTCAGATGGATGCATCGGCCGAAAAGCGGTTAGGCAATGGCTTCCTGCTGTTTGCCAAGGCGAATAACCTGCTGAATACACCTACTGAAATTTTCATAAAAAACGCCAGCAGCAAAAACTCAGACGTACCCGACCAGGATATTTCGGGCAAAACACTTATCCGGCGCGACTTCTTTCAACGCTCTTATTTTCTGGGTATCCGGTACAAATTATAG
- a CDS encoding OmpA family protein — protein MKTLCFLIITGLFTAPFSFAQVRVNDPGRVVERNVEYRANSKIDQGINKGLDKVEEGVMGIFKKKDKSKQTKTTPENAPATESANTNPDNSKAENAPSSQAGSSNPSATNANAPGTVTKEPATLKSYSKFDFVPGDKVIAVEDFMQDAIGDFPAKWNSSGSGEVVTIDGKTGHWLMLSKKGEYFPEYITNLPENATLQFDLATNPEFNFYSSELFVNLVALEKQAKDFITWGRHTQGKDGVRVALHPRNAGSTGGITLFENFIGGERLLHNEATMRQFNAAEGRNLVSVSFWRQKQRLRVYVNEEKIWDIPRAFQPSVPYNTVVFSTADMHTENDRYYISNLRLAVGAPDTRNKLITEGKFVTHGILFDTNSDKIKPESYGAMKDIANVLIENADVRVRIIGHTDADGDDASNLTLSKRRAEAVKSALASMFGIGNERLETDGKGESQPAGPNTTAEGKANNRRVEFIKL, from the coding sequence ATGAAAACCCTCTGCTTTCTCATCATAACAGGCTTATTTACAGCTCCATTTTCCTTTGCACAGGTACGCGTCAATGATCCTGGTCGCGTGGTTGAGCGAAACGTCGAATATCGGGCGAATAGTAAAATCGATCAGGGAATCAATAAAGGGCTCGACAAAGTAGAAGAAGGTGTAATGGGTATCTTCAAGAAAAAAGATAAATCCAAGCAGACCAAAACTACCCCCGAAAATGCCCCTGCAACTGAATCAGCGAACACGAATCCAGATAATAGCAAAGCGGAGAATGCGCCCTCCAGTCAGGCAGGCAGCAGCAACCCGTCGGCAACCAACGCCAATGCTCCCGGAACAGTAACGAAGGAGCCAGCAACCTTAAAATCATACAGCAAGTTTGATTTTGTGCCAGGCGATAAAGTTATTGCTGTTGAAGATTTTATGCAGGACGCCATCGGTGATTTCCCTGCCAAATGGAACTCAAGCGGCTCCGGTGAAGTCGTTACAATTGATGGCAAAACAGGCCACTGGCTGATGTTATCAAAAAAGGGAGAATATTTCCCCGAATACATTACAAATCTGCCCGAAAACGCCACCCTTCAGTTCGATCTGGCCACGAATCCGGAGTTTAATTTTTACTCGAGCGAGTTGTTTGTCAACCTGGTAGCGCTGGAAAAACAGGCGAAAGATTTTATTACCTGGGGTCGCCATACGCAGGGGAAAGACGGGGTTCGGGTTGCCTTACACCCCAGAAATGCAGGAAGCACGGGTGGTATAACGTTATTTGAAAACTTTATTGGGGGTGAACGGCTTTTACACAATGAAGCCACCATGCGCCAATTCAATGCCGCAGAAGGGCGTAATCTGGTAAGCGTTTCATTCTGGCGGCAAAAACAACGGCTCCGGGTTTATGTGAATGAAGAGAAAATCTGGGATATTCCCCGCGCCTTTCAACCTAGTGTGCCCTACAATACAGTCGTATTTTCTACGGCCGATATGCATACCGAAAACGATCGCTATTATATCAGCAACCTACGGCTGGCTGTCGGTGCGCCCGATACCCGCAATAAACTCATCACTGAAGGAAAGTTCGTGACCCACGGTATCCTGTTCGATACAAATTCAGACAAAATCAAACCTGAATCGTATGGAGCCATGAAAGATATCGCCAATGTATTGATCGAAAATGCCGACGTCCGCGTCCGAATTATTGGTCATACGGATGCCGACGGCGACGATGCCAGCAACCTGACTCTGTCAAAGCGTCGGGCAGAAGCGGTAAAATCGGCCCTCGCCAGCATGTTCGGTATTGGCAATGAACGCCTGGAAACTGATGGCAAAGGCGAATCGCAGCCCGCCGGACCCAATACCACCGCAGAAGGTAAAGCGAATAACCGACGCGTGGAGTTTATTAAGTTATGA
- a CDS encoding DMT family transporter, with the protein MINSFLYLLLAIVAGVVIPFQSAINTQLGKSLQSPYYSALTVFMVAVIGLAAYTFIMRQEFPTLQQFSNAPKWSYLGGILGGTYTLLVVICAPRLGIGNVTIMVLLGQVLAAMIVDQLGLFNTPIHAISWQRLVGVVLVITGAYIVRKF; encoded by the coding sequence ATGATCAACTCATTCCTTTATTTACTATTAGCCATAGTTGCCGGCGTAGTCATTCCGTTTCAAAGTGCGATAAACACTCAGTTGGGCAAAAGCCTCCAAAGTCCCTATTATTCAGCACTGACCGTTTTTATGGTAGCAGTAATTGGACTGGCGGCCTATACATTCATTATGCGGCAAGAGTTTCCGACTCTTCAACAGTTCAGTAATGCGCCAAAATGGAGTTATCTGGGTGGTATATTAGGCGGAACATATACGTTACTGGTTGTGATTTGTGCCCCCAGATTAGGAATTGGGAATGTGACCATCATGGTTTTGCTTGGCCAGGTATTGGCAGCAATGATAGTCGATCAGCTTGGGCTATTCAACACGCCCATTCATGCCATTAGCTGGCAACGGCTGGTAGGCGTTGTGCTGGTCATTACCGGGGCTTATATCGTGCGGAAATTTTAA
- a CDS encoding right-handed parallel beta-helix repeat-containing protein has translation MKQLIILAALSAAVLVGCSKSDDNSNPNVNPTPVVKEAVSGDVSGTWTKGNTYKITGHLQIPASQSLVIEEGVNVIFSDSTVKPEVIVRGNLYVMGTSANPVKFTVPDAWKTTANQWGNLWGGIIAAPTCAEMLIDNAILEYGGAVTTESSPSVKAGLYKAEAGNHVPAVNYSNVNGKLVIVNSRLNNQNEDGFYIEGGKVIVANNKIYTQGVSGGDAINMKSGVQADVAFNLVYSPNTNALKLSNTGDRTPQAYIVAYNNTLLNAGWRRPTIKGGSIWVEVAVRAELYNNLLANDRFGVKRDPKNPEDNRTKVSNNLYYGATQDGVTGFQPSTEILAGTNDIISKTVGDNDPKFVNYPLTTDPKNAIFNTAWDFRLQAGSPAIGKGTISFTRLYADGISFANGTVYKSPAPSTTIGAFGTN, from the coding sequence ATGAAACAATTAATTATTCTAGCCGCCCTGTCGGCTGCGGTGCTGGTAGGCTGCTCAAAGAGCGACGACAACAGCAATCCAAACGTAAACCCAACACCCGTTGTCAAAGAAGCGGTATCGGGCGATGTGTCGGGCACCTGGACGAAAGGAAACACCTACAAAATCACCGGCCACTTGCAGATTCCTGCCAGTCAATCACTGGTTATTGAAGAAGGTGTAAACGTAATTTTCAGCGATTCGACGGTAAAACCCGAAGTTATTGTTCGGGGCAATCTGTATGTAATGGGTACTTCGGCGAATCCGGTAAAATTCACCGTGCCCGACGCCTGGAAAACAACGGCCAATCAGTGGGGCAACCTGTGGGGTGGTATTATTGCTGCACCAACCTGTGCCGAAATGCTGATCGATAACGCCATTCTGGAATATGGTGGAGCGGTAACTACGGAGAGTTCTCCTTCCGTAAAAGCTGGCTTATACAAGGCTGAAGCTGGCAATCACGTACCTGCCGTTAACTACTCGAATGTAAATGGTAAGCTGGTGATCGTTAACAGTCGGTTGAACAACCAGAATGAAGACGGTTTCTACATCGAGGGGGGTAAGGTTATCGTTGCCAACAATAAGATTTATACGCAGGGCGTATCGGGTGGCGATGCCATCAACATGAAATCGGGTGTACAGGCCGACGTAGCGTTCAATCTGGTGTATAGCCCAAACACCAATGCGTTGAAACTCTCGAACACCGGCGACCGCACGCCACAGGCTTATATAGTTGCTTATAACAACACGCTTCTAAACGCGGGCTGGCGTCGGCCAACCATCAAAGGAGGCTCTATCTGGGTAGAAGTGGCTGTTCGTGCTGAACTTTACAACAACCTCCTGGCCAATGATCGGTTTGGCGTGAAACGCGATCCTAAAAATCCGGAAGACAATCGCACCAAAGTAAGCAACAATCTTTATTACGGAGCTACCCAGGACGGCGTTACAGGCTTCCAGCCTTCAACGGAAATTCTGGCCGGAACCAACGACATCATCAGCAAAACTGTTGGCGACAATGATCCCAAGTTTGTGAATTACCCGCTTACTACCGATCCAAAAAACGCAATTTTCAACACCGCGTGGGATTTCCGTCTGCAAGCAGGATCGCCAGCTATTGGCAAAGGAACTATAAGTTTTACCCGGCTTTATGCTGATGGTATTTCGTTTGCGAACGGGACAGTTTACAAATCGCCCGCTCCGTCAACAACCATCGGTGCTTTCGGTACAAATTAA
- a CDS encoding tetratricopeptide repeat protein yields MSSSLLTYACASVNTPAYYRRSYLMHLFLMFVFAGWQLSVNAQSLTVAEQLSRQYPDSAYRFIRVLLNQAVTQNDRRTEGDCLQQIGLLFYHQGSYAQAIDYLLQAQKIFRSVNDSNRLARNRNELGKVYYYNEQSDLALNQFTEALTYYSQSRNAQGLARTYANIGHFYEKRLDLNQAYRYQKLALSNAGRTNDRAGLSTIYENLGSIFEDREQYDSAQYYYQNALSLSQQTHDEIGQIEIINNLGDIFRKTGRYQRGLERSREAMQLAQQKKERYQLSSAYRDIAKTFRLMNQPDSAYTYLERSRDLVDEIYAVENNRQIALLQTLYDVERKDSEISQLNARKRVDFIAITATVIVLLLIGILAAVIISRQRLKICNEQALNQQNQEIFRTQNELMQVALKNKQLEEENLKSQLELKSKELTTHTLQIIQKNQVLEELKDDLTKVLKDDKRDKKKLLKQLVQKITLNFSQDKYWADFRAIFEQVHPHFFRDLTQQFPDLTSTDMRLIALLKMNISSADVATLLGISTDSLRVARYRLRKKLGLLEGESLSAFIQRFSRDSSAPPLTPPIPLFASVSTVTSSPVMSVSAVVSVSQN; encoded by the coding sequence ATGTCGTCCTCTCTCCTCACATACGCCTGTGCCTCAGTGAATACGCCCGCTTATTATCGGCGTAGTTACCTGATGCATCTATTCCTGATGTTTGTTTTTGCGGGCTGGCAGCTCTCCGTCAACGCACAAAGCCTGACGGTTGCCGAACAGCTATCCCGCCAATACCCTGATTCGGCCTACCGATTCATCAGGGTTTTGCTGAATCAGGCGGTGACTCAGAATGACAGACGTACGGAAGGTGATTGTCTGCAACAGATCGGCCTTCTATTTTATCATCAGGGAAGCTATGCCCAGGCGATTGACTACCTGCTTCAGGCGCAAAAAATCTTTCGTAGCGTAAACGATAGCAATCGGCTGGCCCGCAACCGAAATGAACTTGGAAAGGTTTACTACTATAATGAACAAAGTGACCTGGCGCTAAACCAGTTTACCGAAGCGCTAACGTACTATAGCCAGAGTCGAAATGCCCAGGGATTGGCCCGCACTTATGCCAACATTGGTCATTTTTACGAAAAACGACTGGATCTAAATCAGGCTTATCGCTATCAAAAATTAGCTCTCTCTAACGCCGGACGAACAAACGATCGGGCTGGACTTTCGACAATTTACGAAAATCTGGGGAGCATTTTCGAGGATAGAGAGCAGTATGACTCGGCTCAATATTATTACCAAAATGCGCTGTCGCTCAGTCAACAGACTCATGATGAAATTGGTCAGATCGAGATTATTAATAACCTCGGCGATATTTTCCGGAAGACTGGCCGCTACCAGCGCGGCCTTGAACGATCACGTGAGGCCATGCAGTTGGCTCAGCAAAAAAAGGAACGCTACCAATTGAGTAGTGCCTATCGGGACATTGCCAAAACCTTCCGGTTAATGAACCAGCCAGATAGCGCGTATACTTATCTGGAACGAAGCCGCGATCTGGTTGATGAGATTTATGCCGTTGAAAACAACCGCCAGATTGCCTTGCTCCAAACGCTCTACGACGTTGAACGGAAAGACAGTGAAATTAGTCAGTTAAATGCTCGGAAGCGGGTTGATTTTATTGCGATTACTGCCACAGTCATTGTCCTGTTGCTGATTGGTATTCTGGCCGCCGTAATAATCAGTCGGCAGCGGCTGAAAATTTGCAATGAGCAAGCCCTAAATCAGCAGAATCAGGAGATTTTCAGAACACAAAACGAGCTTATGCAGGTTGCCCTGAAGAATAAACAACTGGAAGAAGAAAACCTGAAAAGCCAGCTGGAATTAAAAAGTAAAGAGTTAACCACCCATACCTTACAGATCATCCAGAAAAATCAGGTGCTGGAGGAATTAAAAGATGACCTGACAAAAGTGCTGAAAGATGATAAACGGGATAAGAAAAAACTGCTCAAGCAACTGGTTCAGAAAATAACGCTGAATTTCAGTCAGGATAAATACTGGGCTGATTTCAGAGCTATTTTCGAGCAGGTGCACCCTCATTTCTTCCGTGATCTAACACAGCAATTCCCTGATTTGACCTCAACGGATATGCGCCTGATTGCGCTGTTAAAAATGAATATCAGTTCGGCCGATGTGGCTACATTACTGGGTATATCGACCGATAGCCTGCGCGTGGCCCGTTACCGACTACGCAAAAAGCTTGGCTTACTGGAAGGCGAATCGCTCTCCGCGTTTATTCAACGATTTTCCCGCGATTCTTCCGCACCTCCTTTGACTCCCCCAATACCACTCTTTGCGTCAGTTTCTACGGTTACGTCTTCTCCTGTTATGTCGGTTTCAGCCGTGGTGTCAGTTTCTCAAAACTGA
- a CDS encoding carboxypeptidase-like regulatory domain-containing protein — protein MRQSLKHILLGLSLLLMSGLFTTTFAQGQDRQVTFTGFLTGGKNNEPLPGAYIYIPKAGRGVLSAPNGYFALPVFPGDSIIFSYVGFKVQYHIIPTRLTDLTYSAVVALQEDVKTLAEVKVYPYATEELFKEAFVNLKLPDEKERENLAKNTSPEAIMRQAATMPMGALANHQNFVNQQFFGRESVIGRSQTPTFSFTNPFAWANFIRSVKRGDLKNKEWRSELNKAPRENVSRKDLLQQN, from the coding sequence AAACATATACTTCTAGGATTAAGCCTGCTCCTGATGTCGGGCCTTTTCACAACTACATTCGCGCAGGGGCAGGATCGGCAGGTAACGTTTACCGGTTTCCTGACTGGCGGCAAAAACAATGAGCCGCTCCCCGGAGCTTATATCTACATTCCGAAAGCCGGACGTGGCGTGTTGTCTGCCCCGAACGGTTATTTTGCCTTGCCCGTATTTCCTGGCGATAGTATTATTTTTAGTTATGTCGGCTTTAAAGTCCAATATCATATTATTCCTACGCGACTTACCGATCTAACCTATTCGGCGGTTGTTGCCCTTCAGGAAGATGTTAAAACACTGGCGGAGGTGAAAGTATACCCCTACGCTACCGAGGAATTGTTTAAGGAGGCATTCGTTAATCTGAAGCTTCCCGACGAAAAAGAGCGGGAAAATCTGGCAAAAAATACCAGTCCCGAAGCGATTATGCGGCAGGCAGCTACTATGCCCATGGGTGCGTTGGCCAATCACCAGAACTTTGTCAATCAACAGTTCTTTGGGCGAGAATCGGTCATTGGCCGAAGTCAGACACCGACCTTCTCGTTCACGAACCCTTTTGCCTGGGCTAACTTCATTCGATCCGTTAAACGAGGAGACCTTAAAAATAAGGAATGGCGCAGTGAGTTGAATAAAGCTCCCCGCGAAAACGTATCCCGAAAGGATCTGCTGCAACAGAATTAA
- a CDS encoding phytase, which yields MNKPDYPIHRLHFPLYFILTGLFLVAACQHPSAQTTTPEGAQSAVIQPIYITDTVRHDTDDPAIWINPADPTKSLVIGTDKDQDGGLYVFDLKGKIVREVHDLKRPDNVDVAYGLMLGGKPTDIAVTTERFTHKLRIFSLPDMKSVDKGGLEMFVGDTSSGFRDLMGIALYKTPAGILYAMVGRKTGPTDGSYIGQYRLEDDGTGQIQTTLVRKFGAYSGKKEIESIAVDNELGFVYYSDEGVGVRKYYADPAKGNQELALFARTGFAEDHEGISIYKTGPKTGFILVSDQGANQFHIFKREGESSNPNDHKLVKIVKVAAQVSDGSDVTNVALGKQFPHGLFVVMSDDKTFHYYRCEDIIGNE from the coding sequence ATGAACAAGCCAGATTACCCCATACATCGCTTGCACTTCCCGCTTTATTTCATACTGACCGGTTTATTTCTAGTAGCTGCCTGCCAGCACCCTTCGGCTCAGACAACAACACCGGAAGGAGCTCAGTCGGCAGTTATCCAACCCATTTATATTACCGATACGGTACGACACGATACAGACGATCCAGCTATCTGGATCAACCCGGCCGATCCAACAAAAAGTCTGGTTATCGGCACGGATAAAGATCAGGATGGTGGCCTGTATGTGTTTGATTTAAAAGGCAAAATTGTTCGTGAAGTTCATGACCTCAAACGGCCTGATAATGTTGATGTTGCCTATGGGCTTATGCTCGGTGGCAAACCTACCGACATTGCCGTTACAACCGAACGTTTCACCCACAAGCTTCGCATTTTCTCGCTACCCGATATGAAGTCCGTCGATAAAGGCGGTCTTGAGATGTTCGTTGGTGATACCAGCAGCGGTTTCCGTGACCTGATGGGTATTGCACTTTACAAAACTCCGGCAGGAATTCTCTATGCAATGGTTGGACGTAAAACGGGACCAACCGATGGATCATACATTGGCCAATACCGGCTTGAAGACGATGGTACTGGCCAGATTCAGACTACACTGGTCAGAAAATTTGGGGCGTATAGCGGCAAAAAGGAAATTGAATCCATCGCGGTGGACAATGAACTTGGCTTCGTATACTATTCTGATGAGGGTGTTGGCGTTAGGAAATACTATGCCGATCCAGCAAAAGGAAATCAGGAATTAGCCCTGTTCGCCAGAACAGGTTTTGCGGAAGATCACGAAGGTATATCTATCTACAAAACAGGCCCCAAAACGGGTTTCATTCTCGTATCCGACCAGGGGGCCAATCAATTTCATATCTTCAAACGCGAAGGTGAATCATCGAATCCAAACGATCACAAACTCGTTAAGATCGTCAAAGTTGCAGCCCAGGTCAGCGACGGTTCCGATGTAACGAATGTCGCTCTTGGCAAACAGTTTCCGCACGGGTTATTTGTGGTCATGTCCGACGATAAAACATTCCACTATTACCGCTGCGAAGACATTATTGGAAATGAATAA